A section of the Oncorhynchus tshawytscha isolate Ot180627B linkage group LG09, Otsh_v2.0, whole genome shotgun sequence genome encodes:
- the LOC112257780 gene encoding insulin receptor substrate 1-B-like produces MENEAAELLQQQQSYEDVRKSGYLRKQKSMHRRFFVLREATEQGPARLEYYENEKKFQSKSPVPKKALDLETCFNINKRADSKNKHMIVMYTRGESFAIAADNEEVQNEWYQAMLDLQWKCKSPENCGSGGECGLPSPPGPAFKEVWQVKVWPKGLGQARNLVGIYRLCLTDKTVNFVKLNSDMATVVLQLMNVRRCGHSENFFFIEVGRSAMTGPGEFWMQVEDSVVAQNMHETLLEAMKALSEEFRQRSKSQSVGATAGGGTASNPISVPTRRHHPNLPPSQVGFGRRSRTETPGAGGASCTSTSPTPRNGFPRARTASIGGRMEEGGGGPRGAWASSSPSLNGSCSTTPTLRPKPTRAPTPAKITLSLARYTPNPATSPAPSLSSSSGHGSECGLVGGAMGNVAICSYTRVPQRVSVSGSPSDYGSSDEYGSSPGEHSLLVPSLPGGSHGGMGHHAHGESSSSYIVMGQRESLPGSHQRPQGRRMLRRSSSRECEAERRLLSKRASLPLAAHERLAPRRKEEEDEDEEYTVMSQSISRDAFVSQRGSGGSAAGGSAVAVVVGETRARADGVRGEVGGGGGAPVDSGYMAMLPGVTASPVSLSLSVAVSDVGAKPGTDDEYMAMTPNNSVSPPQHICLPVSEGYMVMSPNSSCSPDLHGMAMWGSRGSMESRAGSDYMNMSPISIRSACSTPPSQPEQNQLQPKMVYSYFSLPRSYKHTLSTRFEDDLDQGKRKEGGHHDHDGPGNRGGQVGYSKRDTATVGPAGGCQLSLSSSSFSSSSASSESLDDRPKSVATGGGLRLTRTGTGFRNGGFRNGGARLKDGSYQQKRASHGPGGQQMKPRPLSVSVDMSKANTLPRVKENLLPTVPQSPGDYVSIVFRGGDMGCRRRDQWGPEHGLSVIHGTQRPLDRPALCHSGATNLPRSFSVPLATSAASAEYVNMDLGMGKSPCPCPRSPVKSPFSLPPAIAPKPRVLARSRPSPRAAEGNVGGHRAAVPTDLPTSYTDYTEMAFSMGSGPNPAAPAMHAAQRTSMEQEPGLVFPSEKSYSSPAQKQSSRLARDRVDRGDQLGRRRHRSETFIMTPPSLPFHLSPSGSLFLEIAQAASPHRHGGLEGGSPWENAQAAMSQCAIPAAPAAQASSSGSAEQGLNYIDLDLAIKDSSQTGLEGGATVPHIVFTSVHSGVVGGGMTGLGNNPGYASIDFCKSEELRAHHQSSRKDVKEC; encoded by the exons ATGGAGAACGAGGCTGCGGAGCTgctacagcagcagcagagctACGAGGACGTTCGGAAAAGCGGGTATCTCCGCAAGCAGAAATCTATGCACCGGCGATTCTTCGTTTTGAGAGAAGCCACGGAACAGGGCCCTGCCCGTCTAGAATATTATGAGAATGAGAAGAAATTCCAAAGCAAGTCACCTGTCCCGAAAAAAGCGCTGGATCTGGAGACTTGCTTCAACATCAACAAGCGGGCGGATTCCAAGAACAAGCACATGATAGTGATGTATACCCGCGGGGAGAGCTTTGCCATTGCAGCAGACAATGAGGAGGTCCAGAATGAATGGTACCAGGCCATGCTGGACCTTCAGTGGAAAT GTAAAAGCCCAGAGAATTGTGGCAGTGGTGGGGAGTGtggactcccctctcctccaggcccaGCTTTTAAGGAGGTGTGGCAGGTCAAGGTGTGGCCTAAAGGGCTTGGCCAGGCCAGAAACCTAGTGGGCATCTACCGGCTGTGCCTGACCGACAAGACGGTCAACTTCGTCAAGCTCAACTCTGACATGGCCACCGTGGTCCTACAGCTGATGAATGTGCGTCGCTGTGGCCACTCTGAGAACTTCTTCTTCATCGAAGTGGGCCGCTCGGCCATGACGGGGCCTGGGGAGTTCTGGATGCAGGTGGAGGACTCGGTGGTGGCCCAGAACATGCATGAGACCCTACTGGAGGCCATGAAGGCTCTGAGCGAGGAGTTCCGCCAGCGCAGTAAGTCCCAGTCTGTGGGAGCTACAGCTGGAGGTGGCACCGCCTCCAACCCCATCAGTGTCCCCACCCGCCGCCACCACCCCAACCTACCCCCCAGCCAGGTGGGCTTCGGCAGACGATCCCGGACCGAGACCCCTGGAGCAGGTGGGGCCAGCTGCACCAGCACTTCACCCACACCACGCAACGGATTCCCCAGGGCACGTACAGCCAGCAtcgggggaaggatggaggagggtggaggtggaCCCAGGGGGGCATGGGCAAGTTCCAGTCCCAGCCTGAATGGATCCTGTTCCACTACACCCACCCTGAGACCCAAGCCCACCAGAGCTCCAACCCCAGCTAAGATCACTCTCAGCCTGGCCCGCTACACCCCCAACCCAGCCACCTCCCCAGCCCCAAGCCTCTCCTCCAGCTCTGGTCATGGCTCAGAGTGTGGACTAGTTGGAGGGGCAATGGGAAATGTAGCCATTTGCTCTTACACCCGTGTCCCTCAAAGAGTCTCTGTGTCGGGCTCCCCTAGTGACTATGGCTCCTCAGACGAGTATGGCTCCAGCCCTGGAGAGCACTCCCTGCTTGTCCCCAGTCTGCCAGGAGGGTCCCATGGGGGGATGGGACACCATGCTCATGGAGAGAGCTCTTCCAGCTACATAGTGatgggccagagagagagcctcCCTGGGTCCCATCAGCGTCCTCAGGGCCGCAGGATGCTGCGGCGCTCCTCCAGCAGGGAGTGTGAGGCAGAGCGCAGACTCCTCAGCAAGAGGGCCTCCCTGCCCCTGGCTGCGCACGAACGCCTGGCCCCTCgtaggaaggaggaagaggatgaggacgaAGAGTACACTGTCATGTCGCAGAGTATTAGCAGGGATGCCTTTGTGTCACAACGTGGATCAGGGGGCTCGGCAGCAGGGGGCTCGGCAGTGGCAGTCGTGGTTGGGGAGACCCGGGCGAGGGCTGATGGGGTccgaggagaggtgggaggaggaggaggggcaccAGTGGACAGTGGCTACATGGCCATGTTACCCGGAGTGACAGCTtctcctgtttccctctctctatctgtggcCGTGTCTGACGTCGGTGCCAAACCTGGGACTGATGATGAGTACATGGCCATGACTCCCAACAATAGTGTGTCTCCCCCCCAGCacatctgcctgcctgtctcagaGGGCTACATGGTCATGTCCCCCAATAGCAGCTGCTCCCCAGACTTGCATGGAATGGCCATGTGGGGGAGCAGGGGCAGCATGGAGAGCCGAGCTGGCAGTGACTACATGAACATGTCTCCTATCAGCATCCGCTCAGCTTGCAGCACACCCCCCTCCCAACCTGAACAGAACCAGTTACAACCCAAGATGGTCTACTCCTACTTCTCTCTGCCACGAtcctacaaacacacactctctacacgcTTCGAAGATGACTTAGATCAAGGGAAAAGAAAGGAGGGGGGTCATCACGACCATGACGGTCCTGGAAATCGGGGTGGACAAGTGGGCTACAGCAAGAGGGACACAGCCACAGTTGGCCCTGCAGGAGGCTGtcaactctccctctcctcttcctccttctcttccagcTCAGCTAGCAGTGAGAGCCTGGATGATAGGCCCAAATCAGTGGCAACAGGGGGAGGGCTACGACTAACAAGAACAGGGACAGGGTTCAGGAATGGCGGGTTCAGGAATGGGGGAGCACGCTTAAAGGACGGATCCTACCAGCAAAAACGTGCATCGCATGGCCCAGGGGGACAGCAGATGAAGCCTCGTCCCCTCAGTGTGTCGGTGGACATGTCTAAAGCTAACACTTTGCCAAGGGTTAAGGAGAATCTCCTTCCCACAGTGCCTCAGAGCCCTGGGGATTATGTCAGCATAGTGTTCAGGGGTGGTGACATGGGGTGCAGGAGAAGAGACCAGTGGGGGCCAGAGCATGGACTGTCAGTGATCCATGGAACCCAGAGGCCCCTGGACCGTCCAGCCCTCTGCCACAGTGGCGCCACCAACCTCCCCCGCAGCTTCTCTGTACCTCTGGCCACCTCCGCTGCCTCTGCTGAGTACGTCAACATGGACTTGGGGATGGGGAAGTCTCCTTGCCCATGCCCCCGGAGCCCTGTTAAATCACCTTTCAGCCTGCCCCCAGCCATCGCCCCGAAGCCCCGAGTTTTGGCCCGTAGTAGGCCCTCTCCTAGGGCAGCAGAGGGCAATGTAGGTGGGCATAGGGCGGCAGTGCCAACAGACTTACCCACATCATATACAGACTACACAGAGATGGCCTTCAGCATGGGTTCAGGGCCTAACCCTGCAGCGCCTGCCATGCACGCTGCCCAAAGAACATCAATGGAGCAGGAACCAGGCTTGGTCTTTCCCTCAGAAAAGTCCTATTCATCTCCTGCCCAGAAGCAAAGCAGCAGGCTGGCGAGAGACAGGGTTGACAGGGGCGACCAACTGGGACGGAGACGCCACCGCTCTGAGACCTTCATTatgactcctccctctctccccttccacctATCCCCATCAGGCTCCTTGTTCTTGGAGATTGCCCAGGCAGCATCGCCTCATCGGCACGGAGGGCTGGAGGGGGGTTCACCGTGGGAGAATGCACAGGCAGCTATGTCTCAATGTGCCATTCCTGCTGCACCCGCAGCCCAGGCTTCATCCTCTGGGTCTGCTGAACAAGGCCTTAACTATATTGATCTGGACCTGGCCATTAAGGACAGCTCTCAGACTGGACTGGAGGGGGGAGCCACCGTCCCCCACATCGTCTTCACATCCGTCCACAGTGGGGTAGTTGGGGGAGGCATGACTGGTTTGGGGAACAACCCTGGCTATGCCAGTATTGATTTCTGCAAATCAGAGGAGTTGAGAGCACATCATCAGAGCAGCAGGAAAGATGTAAAAG
- the LOC112257779 gene encoding zinc finger protein 473 homolog, which produces MSANVSPPNTALVAELSFSFQDELTATIQNALGVAVEVAVVEVTKLVGQVLRDVRDQMHETLRDNKSLKFRLQAAEIELCAARGEERQVESIIGDKASTNSRIQQVHQQLNSLNVSQNTIKSGREGEHGVHESNQSLHTKNVEDRYGGFESEVADIPAYLNESFCEIREDGRICTQDIKPDLLGKLTLSQRDAAGTKAVLPNMYSDTHEDAEHFNRACTETTAGHDTSTVDSHPFPEVTTKNAEVKCLVEVKVESADLGCSRNSGPHTEGGEEDYCPDSLSLAQTRLLEDWRPEALQLPHRDPDSFTPSTSHSLSDSPIFNPDIPDLDILSSSSATGLHASFGKQQYPPRETAGASTSHSHQMYSPQIDEVNNMAAAQHICKICGEKFHLSEELRRHRSLVHPKDMNKLPKRNLYPPGRSPYHCSLCGRDFNRMEHLKIHQRIHTGERPYACTVCNARFRHSWALTRHFRIHTGEKPYTCSQCGKTFRNCGGLRFHQRTHSMGGVG; this is translated from the exons ATGTCGGCAAACGTgagtcctccaaacacggcgttGGTAGCAGAATTATCATTTTCGTTTCAGGATGAATTGACTGCTACTATACAAAATGCATTAGGAGTAGCAGTGGAGGTAGCGGTGGTTGAGGTTACAAAACTAGTCGGCCAAGTGTTGAGGGACGTGCGGGATCAAATGCACGAGACGCTGCGGGACAATAAGTCACTAAAGTTTCGCTTGCAAGCAGCCGAAATTGAATTATGTGCAGCGCGAGGAGAGGAACGTCAAGTAGAATCAATAATAGGGGACAAAGCCAGTACCAATAGTAGAATTCAACAGGTTCATCAGCAGCTGAATTCTCTAAACGTCTCACAAAATACAATCAAatcaggaagagaaggagagcatGGGGTTCATGAATCCAATCAGTCTCTTCATACAAAAAATGTTGAGGATAGGTATGGAGGATTTGAATCAGAAGTTGCTGATATCCCTGCATATCTTAACGAATCGTTTTGTGAGATCCGTGAGGATGGTCGTATCTGCACTCAAGATATTAAACCAGATTTATTGGGCAAGTTGACTTTAAGTCAAAGAGATGCAGCTG GGACTAAAGCGGTTCTCCCAAACATGTACTCAGACACCCATGAAGATGCTGAACATTTTAACCGAGCATGCACAGAGACAACCGCAGGACATGACACATCTACAGTTGACAGCCATCCCTTCCCTGAAGTTACCACAAAGAATGCAGAGGTGAAGTGTCTGGTTGAAGTGAAGGTGGAGTCTGCAGACCTGGGATGCAGTAGGAACTCTGGTCCCCACAccgaaggaggagaagaggactaCTGTCCAGACAGTCTCTCCTTGGCTCAAACTAGGCTGCTGGAGGATTGGAGGCCGGAGGCACTGCAGCTCCCTCACAGGGATCCAGACTCATTCACCCCCTCCACTAGCCACTCTCTAT CGGACTCCCCAATCTTCAACCCAGACATTCCAGACTTGGACATCCTATCGTCTTCTTCAGCCACAGGTCTCCATGCAAGCTTTGGTAAGCAGCAGTACCCACCCAGAGAGACTGCTGGGGCCTCCACCTCTCACTCACACCAGATGTACAGCCCTCAGATAGATGAAGTGAACAACATGGCTGCAGCACAGCACATCTGCAAGATCTGTGGAGAGAAGTTCCATCTGTCTGAGGAGCTGCGGCGACATCGTAGTCTTGTTCACCCGAAGGATATGAACAAGCTCCCCAAGCGCAACCTCTACCCCCCTGGGCGGAGCCCGTACCACTGTTCCCTGTGTGGTCGAGACTTCAACCGCATGGAGCACCTGAAGATCCATCAGCGTATTCATACTGGAGAGAGGCCTTATGCCTGCACAGTGTGCAACGCACGCTTCCGTCACTCTTGGGCTCTCACAAGACACTTCcgcattcacacaggagagaagccctaCACCTGCAGCCAGTGTGGGAAAACTTTCCGAAACTGTGGGGGGCTGCGATTTCACCAGCGCACTCACTCAATGGGTGGGGTTGGCTGA